In Acidimicrobiales bacterium, the sequence CATCGACATCAACGCCAGCGAGAGCGTGCCCGACACGAGTACCGCGGCGACGAGCGTGATCGACAACGCGACAGTTGCGCCACGTCCACCGCGACGCAGACCGCCGCGCATGAGCGCGAGTTTCAGGCGCGCGAGGTGCCAAGCCACGACAGTGATGCCTCGTCGTCCGCCTTCGCGCCCACAACGCGAAAGAACACATCCTCGAGCCGCTGGCCGTTGAGCAACTGCGCCGTCGGGCCCTCCGCCACGAGCCGTCCCGCATGGATGATTCCAACGTGATCGCACAGACGCTCGACGGTCTCCATCACGTGGCTGCTGAACACGACGGTTCCGCCACTGCTGGTGTAGTGCTCGAGCACCGTACGGATTGTGCGTGACGAGATCGGGTCGACCGACTCGAATGGCTCGTCGAGGAACAGGACTTTCGGCGCGTGGAGGAGCGCGCACGCGAGGGCGATCTTCTTGCGCATGCCCTGGCTGAAGTCGATGACGAAATTGCCACGATCGTGCTCGAGACCGAGAACCTCGAGCAGTTCGTCGCTGCGCTGCTTGATGACGTCGGTGTCCATCGACCGCAGCAGTCCGTTGTAGCTCAGCAATTCCTCGGCCGACAGGCGGTCGAACAAGCGCAGGTCTTCGGTGAGCACGCCGATCTGCGCCTTGGCGACGAGTGGATTGGCCCACACGTCGACGTCGCACACGGTCACGGTTCCGGCATCGGGGCGCAAGAGGCCCGTCGCCATCCGCAGCGTCGTGCTCTTCCCCGCACCGTTGGGGCCGACGAGCCCGAAGAACGAACCTGCGGGCACGTCGAGATCGAGGGCGTTGACCGCTCGTTTCGGGCCGTAGGACTTGGTGAGGCCGCGCAGCGAAACCGCGACTTCAACCGGGCGTGCCCGCAGCGGGCGGCGGCCGACCCGCTCTTGCTCCATCGAACCAGTGTGCACGACCGCTACCTATCGGCCGGGCGCTCCATGAACAGAAGGTCCCAGAACTCTCCGTTGCGCCGCGGCCACACCCCGGCTTTGTGCTCGAGCAGCACAAAGCCGAACTTGCCGTATAACGCCAGGGCGCGCTCGTTATGCGGAAAAACTCGCAGGACGACCCGGTGGCCGTCCGCCCAGCCGAGAAGCGCATCGAGTAACGCCGAGCCGATACCGCGGTCACGGAAGCCGGCGCGTACGCCCATGCCCAACTCGATCGCGCCGCCGGGCTTGCTTTCACCGCTGATCCAACCGACAACGTCACCGTCGACTTCGGCCAGCAACATCACGTCGACGTCGCTGCCGACGAAGCGCGCTTCCACGTGCTCGCCGCGCTCGGGTGCCGGCGGTTCGACGCCGATCCACCGATCCTCATCGGCGACGGCGGCGAACACGCGCTGCCAGGCGGGTCCGTCGCCTGCGGCCACGCGGCGGATGTTCATCGTCCTGCTGCATCCGTGCCCACGGCCCGGCCCCACCCTCCACCGCCGGGCGTCAGCATGCGCACCACGTCTCCAGCGCGAAGCGAGACGGTGCACTTGTCGGGCAGGCGTCGCGCAGCCGCTTCGTCCCCGCCCGGCAGCAACCAGTTCTCACCGACAGCACCGGGCTCCCCGCCCGCGAGACCCCACGGCCGAGACGTACGCCGTTCGGTGATCAGCGTGGCGGTGCAATCCTCGAGCACGGCGAGATCACGCTCGATACCGTCGCCGCCGCGCGCCACGCCGGCGCCGCCCGAGCCGCGCCGCAGTCGGTTACGCGTCACGCGCAGCGGGAATGAACGCTCCAACGCCTCGACCGGCGTGTTCTGGGTGTTCGTCATCGCGGTGTGTATGCCTGACTGGCCCGCCGCGCCGTTCGGTCGTCCGCCCTGGCCGCCGCCGATCGTCTCGTAGTACACCCAGCCGTGACCGCCGATCAGGAGGTTGTTCATCGTGCCCTGACTGGCGGCCCCGACGCGATCCGGCACCACTTGGGCGAGCGCCCCAAGGCACACGTCGGCGACGCGCTGGCTCACCTCCACGTTGCCGGCACCGACGGCCGCGGGATACCGCGCCGCGACGATCGAACCGAGGGGCGCAACGATCCGCACCGGACGCATCGCCCCGCCGTTCGCCGGAATGGTCGGATCGGACGCCGCGCGCAGAGCGAACGCGACGGCCGAAACGGTGACGGACTCGACCGCGTTGACGTTGCCGTGCGACTGCGGGTCCGTGCCGGTGAAGTCGAAGCTGATCTCGTCACTCGCAACCGTGACCCGCAGTCGAATAGCCACGGGCGCCCGCTGCGCCAGCCCAGCGCCCGTCGAGTCGAGGACGTCGGTGAAGGTCCACGACCCGTCGGCCAGCGCGCCGAGCGCGGCCCGCATGCGCCGCTCCCCGTATGCCAGCGCCTCGTCGAGCGGCGCCCCCTCCGCGACGAGCTCGGCGAGCCGCAGCGCCATCACACGGTTGGAACCGACCTGCGCGTCGAAGTCGCCGGCGCGTTCGTCGGGTGTACGCGACGCGGCGATGAATCGGGCTCGCACCTCGGGCGTCAACCGCGTCGGCGCCAGGCGAATACCTTCCTCGTCGATGTGCGTGGCGTCAGCCGGGATCGACCCAGGGGCGGTGCCGCCGACGTCGGCATGATGCGCGCGATTGGCGACCCACCCGACGAGAGCACCGCCGAGGTGCACCGGGGCGACCACCGTGACGTCGTTGAGGTGGGTCCCGCCGGCGTAGGGGTCGTTGACGACCGCCTGTTCGCCCGGCGCGAGTGCACCGAGGGCACGCACGACCGCCAGCACCGACGCCGGCATCGAGCCGAGATGCACCGGGATTGACTCCGACTGCGCCACCAGCTCGGCCTCGGCGCTGAAGAGCGCCGTCGAGCAGTCGACGCGTTCTTTGATGTTCGGACTCGACGCCGAGCGCCGCAGCACCGCCAAGCCTTCCTCGGCAATGCCCGACAGCCGCGCCAGCAGCACCGCGAGCGAGGCAGGGTCGATCACGTCCGCCGCAACAGGAGCGCGCCCGCCGCACCCCTAGACGCGGTCCACCCCGACGGAACCCAGACCGTGCAGTCCGCTTCCGCGATGACCAGCGGGCCGACGCCACCGCGCCGATCGGCCACCGGCGGTAGGTCAAGGACGCCGACGGGCGATGCGAGCGATGCCCGCGCCCGCACCGCGACCACTTCGATTGCGTGACCTTCGCGGACGTGGCCGTTGACGCGGCGGTGTTCGTCTTCGAACGCGTCGACGCGGGGCACCGTCAGTTCGTGCGATTGGCCGGCGTAGCGACAGTCGAAAGCGACTTCGGTCTCGGCGGCACCACTGACAAGACGACTCGCGTCGCGCGCCAACGCGGCGGCAAACGAGTCGAGCCCAACCAGAGACGGCGGCGTCGCCCAGCTACGCACCAACTCGCGCGCCGTCGGCGCGGCAAGGATGCCGGCGGCTGACAGCACGCCGGCGCGGGGCGGCACGATCACCGCGGGCATTCCGAGCGCGTCAGCGAGTGCGCACGCGTGCAGCGGTCCGGCACCGCCGAAGGCGACAAGCGCCAGCGCACGAGGGTCGATGCCGCGCTCGACTGTGACCTGGCGGATCGCGGCGGTCATCAGCGCATCGGCAACGGCGACGACTCCCGCGGCCTCGACGCCGGCGCGGGCGCACGCCGCTACGGCGGCCGGGCGATCGAGCACCCCGACTCCCGGAAACGCGGCATCGGCGGCGATCCGGCCGAGGGCGAGATCGGCGTCGGTCACGGTTGGCTGCGTTCCGCCGCGTCCGTAACAGACGGGGCCCGGGACGGCGCCCGCTGACTGCGGTCCGACGGCCAAAGCGCCCCCGGCGTCGATACGCGCCAGCGAACCGCCACCGGCGCCGATCGTGTGGACGTCGAGCGACGGGAGCCGCACGGGGAAGCCGGCGACGGTGCGGCCAGGCGCCGGCTCGGGGACGCCGCCGCGCACGAGGCAGACGTCGGTGGACGTGCCGCCCATGTCGAAGGTCACGCAGTCGGGCACACCGTTGGCCGCCGCGATCGCGGCCGCGGCGAGTACGCCGCCCGCGGGCCCGGACAGCAGCAGACCGACGGGCAGTTCGGCCGCACGATCGACGGGGAGCAATCCGCCCGCCGACGACATCACCAGGACCTCGTCGGCGACCGCGGCGAGCCGGTGCAGATAGTCACGGCACACGGGGCGCAGGTAGGCATTCAGAGTGGTCGTAACCGCCCGCTCGTACTCCCGGAATTCGGGCGAGACCGCCGACGACACCGACACGTCGAATCCCTGAGCGCGCAAAGCAGCGGCTACGCCGCGCTCGTGGGCGTCGTTGAGGTCGGCGTGCAGCAGGCACACGGCGACGGCGTCGACGGCCGGCAGCGCGGGGAGCCGGCCGAGCGGCACCAACTCATGACCGCTCCCGTCCAGACGGCCGGCGACACCGAATCGCAAGTGGCGCGGCACCAGCGGTTCGGGACGGTCAGCGAAGTTGTCGTAGAGCGACGGGCGATCCTGGCGCGCGATCTCGAGCACGTCCTCATGACCTTCCGTCGTGACCAACGCCACCGTCGCCCCGCGGCGTTCGAGCAGCGCGTTCGTCGCCACTGTTGTGCCGTGGTGAAGCCGCGCGACGGGCCCCGCCCGTCCTACGGCGTCGGCCACGGCCCGCGCGGGATCGTGCGGCGTCGACGGCACCTTGACACCAAGGCCGTCGGCCGTCACGAGGTCGGTGAACGTCCCGCCCGTATCAACACCGACCAACACGACCGCGCAACGTAACGCGCTCGCGCCGAGTGACAGTTGTCACTGCGCCGAGGGCCACGCGCACCATACGGTCCTCGCCCAAGGGGGGCGACAAGTGCACGAGGTGTCACGGCGGGAGTTCTTGCGGGGCGCCATGGGCGCCGGCGCTGTACTGGGCGCGCACGCGCTGCGGCCCTTGCAGCCACTGGCCGCCGGCGATGCCGGCGCGGGAGCGCCGCCGCCGGACTTCCCCGCCGGCATCGAGTTGTACCGCGAGCGCTACGTCAACTGGTCCGAGGAGATCGAGGTCAGTGGCGTGTGGACGTGCGTGCCGAAGACCGAAAGCGACGTGGTGACCATCGCCAATTGGGCGGCGGCCCGGGGCTGGCGTGTCCGGCCCCGCGGCAACCGCCACGGGTTCGCGCCCTACACCGTTGTGCCCGGCCAATCGGCTGATGCCAAGGTCATCCTCGTCGACATCACCCAGCACCTCACGGCGATGACCGTCGATCCGCACACCGCTACCTTCCACGCGCAGACCGGCGTGTTCATGGACGACGTGATGGAGCGGTTGCAAGCCCACGGCCTCGGACTCGCCTCGATCCCAGCGCCGGGCGACGTCACGCTCGGCGGGGTCCTCGCCATCAACGGCCACGGCGCCGCCATCCCCGCACACGGTGAGAACACGCACGGCTTCTCGTTCGGGTCCATGTCGAACCGCGTCCTGTCGCTCACTGCCGTCGTGTGGAACGAAGGCCGCGACACCTTCGAGCTACGGCGGTTCGACCGCTCCGAACCGATCACCAAGGCGCTGCTGACGAGCCTCGGCCGCACCTTCATCACGTCGGTCACGCTGCGCGCCGAACCGGCGACCAACCTGCGGTGCCTGAGCTTCACCGACATCGACGGTGACGAACTGTTCGCTCCACCGGCACTGGCGGCGGGCAAGCGCACGTTCGCCGCGCTCAGCGACGAGTACGGGCGGGTCGAGGTCATCTGGTTTCCCTTCACCACGACGCCGTGGACGAAGTGCTGGCACGTGGCCCCTAAGAAGCCCCGCTCGGCACGCGCCGTCGGCCACGCGTACAACTATCCGTTCAGCGATCACATCCCGAACAGCCTCGCCAATCTCGCCAAGCGGGCGGTGACCGGCGAACCTCAGGCGGCCCTGCGGTTCTGCAAGACCGCAGCCGCGGCATCCGTCGCCGGTCTCGACGCCTGCGACGCCCGCGACCTATGGGGCCCAGCGCCTCACACGCAGCACTACATCCGGGCAACGTCGATTCGCGCCGCCGACATGGCCGGCATGGTCCTGACCAGTCGCGCCAACGTGCAGCGGGTCGTGCACGAGTACGTCACCCGCTGGCACGCCCTCGTCGCCGCGTTCCACCGCCGCGGGCTTTTCCCCGCCAACTTGCCCATCGAGATCCGCTGCAGCGGCGTCGACGACCCGGCGGCGATCGGCGTGGCCGGGGCCGAGGCCCCCGTGCTGTCGAGTTGCACACCGCGCCTCGATCACCCCGAGTGGGACACCGTCATCTGGATCAACTGCCTGTGGTTGCCCGGCACGCCGGGCGCGTTCGAGTTCGCCCGCGACCTCGAGCAGTGGGCCTATGCCAACTTCACCGGCGACTACGCGACGGCCCGCACGGAGTGGTCGAAGTCGTATGCGTTCACCAATACCGCGGCCCACGCCGACCCGACGGTGCTCAACCGCCTGATCCCCGACAGCTTCCGCCGCGGTCGCCCGACCGACGCGAACTGGGACTGGGCGGTCGCTCGCCTGAACGAACTCGACCCGCGACGCACCTTCAGCAACGCGTTTCTCGACCGTCTGCTCGTCTGAAGACGCGAAGAAGCCCCGGCCTTTCGACCGGGGCTTCTTGCAGTCCGGCGACGGCTACGCCGTCTGGATCTTGATCTCGACCTCGACGCCGGCCGGAAGCTCGAGTCGCTGCAACGAGTCGACCGTCTTGGGCGAGTGCTCGACGATGTCGAGCAGGCGCTTGTGGATCCGCATCTCGAAGTGCTCGCGGCTGTCCTTGTACTTGTGCGGCGAGCGGATCACCGTGAAGCGGTGCTTCTCCGTGGGGAGCGGCACCGGACCGCGCACGACAGCCTGCGTGCGCAGCACCGTCTCGACGATCTTCTTGGTCGACTGGTCGATGACCTCGTGGTCATACGCCTTCAGCCGGATGCGAATCTTCTGAGCCACGATCAGCTACTTGATGATCTTGGTGACGCGGCCGGACGCAACGGTACGACCGCCTTCACGGATGGCGAGACGAAGACCCTCTTCCATGGCGATCGGCTTGCCGAGCTCCACCTTGATGTTGGTGTTGTCGCCGGGCATGACCATCTCGGTGCCCTCGGGCAGCTGGATGGAACCGGTCACGTCGGTCGTGCGGAAGAAGAACTGCGGGCGGTAGTTGTTGAAGAACGGGCTGTGACGGCCGCCTTCTTCCTTCGACAGCACGTAGATCTGCGCTTCGAACTCGGTGTGGGGCGTGATCGAACCCGGCTTGCAGAGAACCTGGCCGCGCTCGACTTCTTCCTTCTTCGTGCCGCGGAGGAGCGCGCCGATGTTGTCGCCGGCGTGGCCCTCGTCGAGGATCTTGCGGAACATCTCGACACCGGTGCAGGTCGTCTTCTGCGTCTCGCGCAGACCGACGATCTCGACTTCGTCGCCGGTGTGGATGGCGCCCTGCTCGACCTTGCCGGTCACCACGGTGCCACGACCCGTGATCGTGAACACGTCTTCGATCGGCATCAGGAACGGCTTGTCGAGGTCACGCTGCGGCTCGGGGATGTAGGTGTCGACCGCATCCATGAGCTCCATGATCTTGTCCTGCCATGCGGCGTCGCCCTCGAGCGCCTTGAGGCCCGACACGCGGATGATCGGGGTGTCGTCGCCCGGGAACTCGTACTCCGAAAGGAGCTCGCGCACTTCGAGCTCGACGAGGTCGAGGAGCTCTTCGTCGTCCACCATGTCCGACTTGTTCAGCGCCACGATGATGTAGGGCACGCCGACCTGGCGGGCGAGCAGCACGTGCTCACGCGTCTGGGCCATCGGGCCGTCGGCGGCGGACACCACGAGGATGGCCCCGTCGACCTGGGCGGCGCCCGTGATCATGTTCTTGATGTAGTCGGCGTGGCCCGGCATGTCGACGTGCGCGTAGTGACGGTTGGGCGTCTGGTACTCGATGTGCGCAATGTTGATCGTGATGCCGCGCGCCTTCTCTTCGGGCGCCTTGTCGATCTGGTCGAAGTCCCAGGTCTGCTTGTTCCCCTCGGGGTAGCGCTCCGACAGGGTCTTCGAAATCGCCGCCGTCAGCGTCGTCTTGCCATGGTCGACGTGACCCATGGTGCCGATGTTGAGGTGAGGCTTTGTGCGCTCGAACTTTTCCTTAGCCATTGTGGCGATTCCTCTTTGTTGGTGGTGGTTGGTGCTTCTAAATCCGGGCCGCTGAGGCCGTTGAAGGTTACTCGCCGCGTACGCGGGCGATGATTTCGGTGGCGATGCTCTGCGGGACCTGCTGGTACGAGTGGAACTGCATCGTCGAGCTGGCACGTCCCTGGGTCTTCGACCGCAGGTCCGTAACGTACCCGAACATCTGCGCCAGCGGCACCTGCGCCTTCACGACGACGCTGTTGCCGCGCTGCTCGGTGCCCTCCACGCGGCCGCGCCGCGAGTTGAGGTCGCCGATGACGTCGCCCATGTATTCGTCGGGCGTGACGACTTCGACGGCGAAGATCGGCTCGAGCAGCACCGGCTTGGCCTTGCGGGCCGCTTCCTTGAACGCCATCGAACCGGCGATCTTGAACGCCATTTCCGACGAGTCGACGTCGTGGTACGAGCCGAACGTCAGCGTGGCGCGCACGTCGACGGTGGTGTAGCCGGCGAGCACACCGGTGTTGAGTGCCTCCTGGATGCCGGCGTCGACCGACGGGATGTATTCACGCGGGATGACACCGCCGGTGATCTTGTCGACGAACTCGTAACCACCGCCGGGGCCGGTGGGCTCCAGGGTGATGACGACGTGGCCGTACTGACCCTTACCGCCGGTCTGACGCACGTAGCGCACTTCGACCTTCTCGACCGTCTCGGTAATCGTCTCGCGGTAGGCGACCTGCGGCTTGCCGACGTTGGCTTCGACCTTGAACTCACGCAGCATGCGGTCGACGAGCACCTCGAGGTGCAACTCGCCCATGCCGCCGATGATCGTCTGGCCGGTCTCTTCGTCGGAGTGGACCTGGAACGTCGGGTCTTCCTCGGCGAGGGCCTGGAGCGCCTTGCCCATCTTGTCCTGGTCGACCTTGGTCTTGGGCTCGACGGCGACGTGGATGACGGGCTCGGGGAAGTCGAGGGACTCGAGCACGACGACGTTCTTCTCGTCGCACAGCGTGTTACCGGTGGTCGTCTGCTTCATGCCGACCACGGCGACGATGTCGCCGGCGAACGCCGCGTCGCGGTCCTCGCGGTGGTTGGCGTGCATCTGGAGGATGCGCCCGACGCGCTCCTTCTTGTCCTTCGTGGAGTTGAGGACGGAGTCGCCCTTGTTGAGCGTGCCCGAGTACACCCGGATGTAGGTGAGCTTGCCCATGTGCGGGTCGGTCATGATCTTGAACGCCAGGCCCGAGAACGGTGCGTTGTCGTCGGCCGGGCGCTCGATCTCCTGATCGCCCTTCATGTTCGTGCCCTTGGCCGGCGGGATGTCGAGCGGCGAGGGCAGGAAGTCGACGACGGCGTCGAGCATCGACTGCACGCCCTTGTTCTTGAACGCGGTGCCGCACAGCACCGGCACGGCCTCGTTGGCGAGGGTGGCGGTGCGCAGGGCGCGCTTGATGTCCGCGGTCGAGATCTCTTCTTCGTTGAGGTACTTCTCGGTGAGCACGTCGTCGAAGTTCGACAACACGTCGATGAGTTCGTGCCGGTATGTCTCGGCGTCGTCGACCATGTCGGCCGGGATGTCGACGATGTCGTACTTCTCGCCCTTGTCCGAGTTCTCGTCCCACACGACGGCCTTCATCTCGACGAGGTCGATGTGGCCCTTGTAATTCGATTCGGCGCCGATGGGCAGCTGGATGACAGCGGGCACGGCGTCGAGACGCGACTTGATCATGTCGACGGTCCGGTAGAAGTCGGCGCCGATGCGGTCCATCTTG encodes:
- a CDS encoding ABC transporter ATP-binding protein, translating into MEQERVGRRPLRARPVEVAVSLRGLTKSYGPKRAVNALDLDVPAGSFFGLVGPNGAGKSTTLRMATGLLRPDAGTVTVCDVDVWANPLVAKAQIGVLTEDLRLFDRLSAEELLSYNGLLRSMDTDVIKQRSDELLEVLGLEHDRGNFVIDFSQGMRKKIALACALLHAPKVLFLDEPFESVDPISSRTIRTVLEHYTSSGGTVVFSSHVMETVERLCDHVGIIHAGRLVAEGPTAQLLNGQRLEDVFFRVVGAKADDEASLSWLGTSRA
- a CDS encoding GNAT family N-acetyltransferase translates to MNIRRVAAGDGPAWQRVFAAVADEDRWIGVEPPAPERGEHVEARFVGSDVDVMLLAEVDGDVVGWISGESKPGGAIELGMGVRAGFRDRGIGSALLDALLGWADGHRVVLRVFPHNERALALYGKFGFVLLEHKAGVWPRRNGEFWDLLFMERPADR
- a CDS encoding hydantoinase B/oxoprolinase family protein, translated to MIDPASLAVLLARLSGIAEEGLAVLRRSASSPNIKERVDCSTALFSAEAELVAQSESIPVHLGSMPASVLAVVRALGALAPGEQAVVNDPYAGGTHLNDVTVVAPVHLGGALVGWVANRAHHADVGGTAPGSIPADATHIDEEGIRLAPTRLTPEVRARFIAASRTPDERAGDFDAQVGSNRVMALRLAELVAEGAPLDEALAYGERRMRAALGALADGSWTFTDVLDSTGAGLAQRAPVAIRLRVTVASDEISFDFTGTDPQSHGNVNAVESVTVSAVAFALRAASDPTIPANGGAMRPVRIVAPLGSIVAARYPAAVGAGNVEVSQRVADVCLGALAQVVPDRVGAASQGTMNNLLIGGHGWVYYETIGGGQGGRPNGAAGQSGIHTAMTNTQNTPVEALERSFPLRVTRNRLRRGSGGAGVARGGDGIERDLAVLEDCTATLITERRTSRPWGLAGGEPGAVGENWLLPGGDEAAARRLPDKCTVSLRAGDVVRMLTPGGGGWGRAVGTDAAGR
- a CDS encoding hydantoinase/oxoprolinase family protein; translation: MLVGVDTGGTFTDLVTADGLGVKVPSTPHDPARAVADAVGRAGPVARLHHGTTVATNALLERRGATVALVTTEGHEDVLEIARQDRPSLYDNFADRPEPLVPRHLRFGVAGRLDGSGHELVPLGRLPALPAVDAVAVCLLHADLNDAHERGVAAALRAQGFDVSVSSAVSPEFREYERAVTTTLNAYLRPVCRDYLHRLAAVADEVLVMSSAGGLLPVDRAAELPVGLLLSGPAGGVLAAAAIAAANGVPDCVTFDMGGTSTDVCLVRGGVPEPAPGRTVAGFPVRLPSLDVHTIGAGGGSLARIDAGGALAVGPQSAGAVPGPVCYGRGGTQPTVTDADLALGRIAADAAFPGVGVLDRPAAVAACARAGVEAAGVVAVADALMTAAIRQVTVERGIDPRALALVAFGGAGPLHACALADALGMPAVIVPPRAGVLSAAGILAAPTARELVRSWATPPSLVGLDSFAAALARDASRLVSGAAETEVAFDCRYAGQSHELTVPRVDAFEDEHRRVNGHVREGHAIEVVAVRARASLASPVGVLDLPPVADRRGGVGPLVIAEADCTVWVPSGWTASRGAAGALLLRRT
- a CDS encoding cholesterol oxidase substrate-binding domain-containing protein, which gives rise to MHEVSRREFLRGAMGAGAVLGAHALRPLQPLAAGDAGAGAPPPDFPAGIELYRERYVNWSEEIEVSGVWTCVPKTESDVVTIANWAAARGWRVRPRGNRHGFAPYTVVPGQSADAKVILVDITQHLTAMTVDPHTATFHAQTGVFMDDVMERLQAHGLGLASIPAPGDVTLGGVLAINGHGAAIPAHGENTHGFSFGSMSNRVLSLTAVVWNEGRDTFELRRFDRSEPITKALLTSLGRTFITSVTLRAEPATNLRCLSFTDIDGDELFAPPALAAGKRTFAALSDEYGRVEVIWFPFTTTPWTKCWHVAPKKPRSARAVGHAYNYPFSDHIPNSLANLAKRAVTGEPQAALRFCKTAAAASVAGLDACDARDLWGPAPHTQHYIRATSIRAADMAGMVLTSRANVQRVVHEYVTRWHALVAAFHRRGLFPANLPIEIRCSGVDDPAAIGVAGAEAPVLSSCTPRLDHPEWDTVIWINCLWLPGTPGAFEFARDLEQWAYANFTGDYATARTEWSKSYAFTNTAAHADPTVLNRLIPDSFRRGRPTDANWDWAVARLNELDPRRTFSNAFLDRLLV
- the rpsJ gene encoding 30S ribosomal protein S10, whose amino-acid sequence is MVAQKIRIRLKAYDHEVIDQSTKKIVETVLRTQAVVRGPVPLPTEKHRFTVIRSPHKYKDSREHFEMRIHKRLLDIVEHSPKTVDSLQRLELPAGVEVEIKIQTA
- the tuf gene encoding elongation factor Tu, with protein sequence MAKEKFERTKPHLNIGTMGHVDHGKTTLTAAISKTLSERYPEGNKQTWDFDQIDKAPEEKARGITINIAHIEYQTPNRHYAHVDMPGHADYIKNMITGAAQVDGAILVVSAADGPMAQTREHVLLARQVGVPYIIVALNKSDMVDDEELLDLVELEVRELLSEYEFPGDDTPIIRVSGLKALEGDAAWQDKIMELMDAVDTYIPEPQRDLDKPFLMPIEDVFTITGRGTVVTGKVEQGAIHTGDEVEIVGLRETQKTTCTGVEMFRKILDEGHAGDNIGALLRGTKKEEVERGQVLCKPGSITPHTEFEAQIYVLSKEEGGRHSPFFNNYRPQFFFRTTDVTGSIQLPEGTEMVMPGDNTNIKVELGKPIAMEEGLRLAIREGGRTVASGRVTKIIK
- the fusA gene encoding elongation factor G, yielding MPTREHPLAKTRNIGIMAHIDAGKTTTTERILYYTGKNYKIGEVHEGAATMDWMVQEQERGITITSAATTCIWNDTLINIIDTPGHVDFTIEVERSLRVLDGAVAVFDSVAGVEPQTETVWRQANKYGVPRMCFVNKMDRIGADFYRTVDMIKSRLDAVPAVIQLPIGAESNYKGHIDLVEMKAVVWDENSDKGEKYDIVDIPADMVDDAETYRHELIDVLSNFDDVLTEKYLNEEEISTADIKRALRTATLANEAVPVLCGTAFKNKGVQSMLDAVVDFLPSPLDIPPAKGTNMKGDQEIERPADDNAPFSGLAFKIMTDPHMGKLTYIRVYSGTLNKGDSVLNSTKDKKERVGRILQMHANHREDRDAAFAGDIVAVVGMKQTTTGNTLCDEKNVVVLESLDFPEPVIHVAVEPKTKVDQDKMGKALQALAEEDPTFQVHSDEETGQTIIGGMGELHLEVLVDRMLREFKVEANVGKPQVAYRETITETVEKVEVRYVRQTGGKGQYGHVVITLEPTGPGGGYEFVDKITGGVIPREYIPSVDAGIQEALNTGVLAGYTTVDVRATLTFGSYHDVDSSEMAFKIAGSMAFKEAARKAKPVLLEPIFAVEVVTPDEYMGDVIGDLNSRRGRVEGTEQRGNSVVVKAQVPLAQMFGYVTDLRSKTQGRASSTMQFHSYQQVPQSIATEIIARVRGE